In Nitrospirota bacterium, a genomic segment contains:
- a CDS encoding group 1 truncated hemoglobin translates to MEAAPAASLYNRLGGKTAITAVVDQFVANVAQDRRINGRFATTDIPKLKRHLVDQVCMASGGPCTYQGRDMKTTHAGMKISNADFNALVEDLVNALNAFNVPATEKNELLGLLGPMKQDIVEGP, encoded by the coding sequence ATGGAGGCTGCGCCGGCCGCATCCCTCTACAACCGGCTGGGAGGCAAGACGGCGATCACCGCCGTGGTGGATCAATTCGTGGCCAACGTGGCGCAGGACCGGCGCATCAACGGCCGCTTCGCCACGACGGATATTCCCAAGCTGAAGCGGCACCTTGTGGACCAAGTCTGCATGGCCTCCGGCGGGCCCTGCACTTACCAGGGCCGCGACATGAAGACCACCCATGCCGGGATGAAGATCTCGAATGCGGACTTCAACGCCCTCGTGGAAGACCTGGTCAACGCCTTGAACGCATTCAACGTGCCCGCGACGGAAAAGAACGAACTCCTGGGCCTTCTGGGTCCGATGAAGCAAGACATCGTCGAAGGGCCGTGA